A genomic segment from Desulfomonile tiedjei encodes:
- a CDS encoding ankyrin repeat domain-containing protein, which translates to MFSFALALFLAGALSLAADQPSQFDGSHPLPTGPVVNHRTVEEEQFTRSPMDAKSLFPATRYPFLPALVENRDLELCATIIKGARERFFSSDANPRMTGKAQDGITWLEWDKVEEGGLDLDGTGRMQAVVGRRCTWPGGMEGSEFFVFPSVGSFDKAVKEQAWSEKSQGCENSYRHVDNKWSPDAPVMYHPFGLLAGDDRKKIDTGEDSYGHRLFHWRSRYYFFAEPPPDRDLNTTRLTTFRLQADGKVDPRCVVCLSPHKSLVQNFRRIPGISPFLKVLSTIGNQGERCRACSDHEGGANAAVDRAAFRPWAVSRATPETWCSSYFRYDHRMKRFLEDWSFLEVWNRREYQTFLQHIDPAVAALEKYYVSAFGLAREEGKKAAQRVIEEVIAAWLLVPHGYDPERDLYELRRPPLNRPIFDRDQEALKEALRKEKERSPDGSRDKNQPNYSDASSLFSIDRKRPDIEISLALHEAVEWEEGMRLLLEAEADPNAGNGFGKTPLMTAAHMNRPDTVRLLLSQGADPNRKTVEMKSWTGDSPIRRTARTPLMYAAENAGTEVMKLLLDAGASSDERDSNGDGIGHYLARNPRLTEAEKRLDIRELVRSRSRRSIGPSVDCNEAKSQVEKAVCRDEVLKMFDGEMADAFSRWMRFAGYEARNDQRQWLKERETSCTEKNEKLDVGCLQDKTRSRVRYLHNRLAESALNDGKPPTDGDMMSDGRHDDPRVTNQDCR; encoded by the coding sequence ATGTTTTCCTTTGCGCTTGCCTTGTTCTTGGCTGGGGCTTTGTCCCTCGCGGCTGATCAGCCATCCCAGTTTGACGGCAGTCACCCCTTGCCGACGGGGCCGGTCGTCAACCATCGGACGGTCGAAGAGGAGCAATTCACGCGGTCTCCCATGGATGCGAAGTCTCTGTTCCCCGCGACCCGCTATCCCTTCCTGCCGGCCCTGGTTGAGAACCGAGACCTTGAACTTTGCGCCACCATTATCAAGGGCGCGCGGGAGCGGTTCTTTTCGTCCGACGCCAATCCCAGAATGACCGGAAAGGCCCAAGACGGCATAACTTGGCTTGAATGGGACAAGGTCGAAGAGGGGGGCCTCGACCTCGACGGAACCGGTCGAATGCAAGCAGTGGTCGGACGCCGATGCACGTGGCCGGGAGGAATGGAAGGAAGTGAATTCTTTGTATTTCCGTCGGTCGGTTCCTTTGACAAGGCCGTAAAAGAACAGGCTTGGTCGGAGAAATCACAGGGCTGTGAAAACTCCTATCGGCACGTCGATAACAAATGGTCTCCCGATGCTCCGGTCATGTATCACCCGTTCGGCCTTTTAGCTGGAGACGATCGCAAAAAGATCGATACGGGCGAAGACTCGTATGGCCATCGTCTATTTCACTGGCGGAGCAGGTATTACTTCTTCGCCGAACCGCCTCCCGACAGAGATCTGAATACAACTCGGCTGACGACCTTCCGCTTGCAGGCGGATGGTAAGGTCGATCCGCGTTGTGTGGTCTGCCTTTCTCCGCACAAAAGTTTAGTTCAGAATTTTCGGAGGATTCCCGGAATCAGCCCGTTCCTCAAGGTGCTTTCAACCATCGGGAATCAAGGTGAACGCTGCCGCGCGTGTAGCGATCATGAAGGAGGGGCAAATGCAGCGGTTGACCGCGCCGCTTTTCGCCCCTGGGCTGTCTCGCGTGCCACGCCAGAAACTTGGTGCAGCTCATATTTTCGGTACGATCATCGGATGAAGAGATTCCTCGAGGATTGGAGCTTCCTCGAGGTCTGGAACCGGCGAGAGTATCAGACGTTCCTCCAGCACATCGATCCGGCCGTGGCCGCACTGGAAAAATATTACGTGAGTGCTTTCGGCCTTGCCAGGGAAGAGGGGAAAAAAGCGGCCCAACGCGTGATTGAGGAGGTCATCGCCGCCTGGTTACTTGTCCCGCACGGTTACGACCCTGAACGAGATCTTTACGAACTGCGGCGTCCACCGCTGAATCGGCCTATATTCGACCGCGACCAGGAGGCGCTCAAAGAGGCACTCCGCAAAGAAAAGGAGCGTAGTCCTGACGGTTCCAGAGACAAGAATCAACCGAACTATTCCGATGCCTCCTCGCTATTTTCGATTGATCGGAAACGGCCTGATATTGAAATTTCTCTCGCTCTGCACGAGGCCGTCGAATGGGAAGAAGGGATGCGCCTCCTCCTCGAAGCGGAGGCAGATCCGAACGCGGGGAACGGATTCGGAAAGACACCACTGATGACGGCCGCGCACATGAACCGCCCTGATACGGTCCGTCTGCTTCTCTCCCAGGGCGCTGACCCGAACCGGAAGACGGTGGAGATGAAGTCATGGACGGGTGACTCGCCCATCCGACGGACGGCAAGAACGCCCCTGATGTACGCTGCCGAAAACGCCGGGACGGAAGTGATGAAGCTTCTCCTTGACGCGGGGGCGTCTTCGGATGAGAGGGACAGCAATGGAGACGGGATCGGTCACTATCTCGCTCGGAATCCACGGTTGACAGAAGCCGAGAAGAGGCTGGATATCCGTGAACTGGTCCGGTCGAGGAGTCGCCGGTCTATCGGGCCGAGTGTTGACTGTAACGAGGCGAAAAGCCAAGTTGAGAAGGCGGTCTGTAGGGACGAAGTCCTGAAAATGTTTGACGGAGAGATGGCGGACGCATTTAGCCGATGGATGCGCTTCGCGGGCTATGAGGCAAGGAATGACCAGCGCCAATGGTTGAAGGAGCGAGAAACGTCATGCACGGAAAAAAACGAGAAACTGGATGTAGGTTGCCTGCAGGACAAGACCAGAAGCCGGGTGCGTTACCTACACAACCGTCTGGCCGAAAGTGCACTGAATGACGGAAAACCCCCAACTGACGGGGACATGATGTCCGACGGCAGGCATGACGACCCAAGGGTGACCAATCAGGATTGCAGATAA
- a CDS encoding orotidine 5'-phosphate decarboxylase, protein MRNYAVILSADLPTSEEVVSAVKEVGKIVDGVKIAEATLLESGKEILQRIRDLIEDKPLLVDLKVADIGFLANGTWQGTNSKIIKCLENSGATHVTVHGFPGPTSVAEAVDTAKTAGLGVLLLPLMSHAGARLFFSRPVNRSDVVYASLKAEMNLQFPDEPSCTDVTEGILLLGEALGADGYIGPATRPVDLQRYRALTQRPIWCPGFGRQDRMGRTLEEQFREWAQIVGPSSAAIVGSTIFAASDRVAAARNVAELRDKAVQ, encoded by the coding sequence ATGAGAAACTATGCGGTGATCCTCTCCGCGGACCTTCCAACTTCGGAAGAAGTTGTGTCCGCGGTGAAAGAGGTAGGAAAAATCGTTGACGGAGTTAAGATCGCGGAGGCCACCCTCCTTGAATCGGGCAAGGAAATTCTACAAAGAATAAGAGACCTTATTGAGGACAAACCTCTTCTGGTTGACTTGAAAGTAGCGGACATCGGATTTCTAGCCAACGGTACCTGGCAAGGCACCAATTCGAAGATAATAAAATGCCTTGAAAATTCCGGTGCGACCCACGTGACTGTACATGGGTTTCCCGGCCCAACATCGGTTGCGGAAGCAGTCGATACCGCCAAGACAGCAGGGCTGGGAGTCTTGCTGCTGCCGCTCATGAGTCACGCCGGCGCTCGCCTATTTTTCTCCAGGCCTGTGAATCGTTCCGACGTGGTCTATGCGTCGTTGAAAGCCGAGATGAACCTTCAATTCCCTGACGAACCCTCATGTACAGACGTCACAGAAGGGATATTGTTGTTGGGGGAGGCATTAGGAGCGGACGGTTACATCGGCCCTGCAACGCGTCCAGTGGATCTGCAACGGTATCGAGCGTTGACTCAAAGGCCTATCTGGTGCCCCGGATTCGGGCGTCAGGACCGAATGGGGAGAACTCTTGAGGAGCAGTTCCGGGAATGGGCCCAAATAGTTGGGCCTTCTTCCGCGGCAATAGTGGGATCCACTATTTTCGCCGCGTCGGACAGGGTAGCCGCAGCACGGAACGTGGCGGAACTGCGCGACAAAGCGGTTCAGTAG
- a CDS encoding sigma-54-dependent Fis family transcriptional regulator: MAERILVVDDEPSMREFLEIMLVQEGYQVSTASTGEEGVKTYRLSEPELVLTDVRMPGMSGLDLIREIHSIDPYVPIIAITAYASADDALRAVREGAYDYLSKPFQVEDLRIIIRNALEARRLRRENLDLRRSVEESYRFGDIIGKSPEMLDIFNLISRVAPSKASVLILGESGTGKELIAKAMHQWSSRADKPFVTVNCTAIPETLLESEMFGHVRGSFTGAVANKPGLVETAHTGTLFLDEIGELPPSIQAKLLRFLQEREFRRVGSNEDKKVDVRVIAATNKKLEREIENGNFREDLYYRLNVIRIRLPPLREREEDIPILISHFLSKFAGEQGKEIHKVSSLAMRVLSKYGYPGNVRELENIIERCVTLEQSDQLTAENLPPRLAESTEATAAPADTDIPPDGIDLNRTIENMEKKLIVRALEITGGNRSRAARLLGISFRSLRYRLVKLGMDHEETVDT, encoded by the coding sequence ATGGCTGAAAGAATCCTGGTTGTTGACGACGAACCCAGCATGCGAGAATTCCTGGAAATCATGCTTGTTCAGGAGGGTTACCAGGTCAGTACCGCTTCTACGGGGGAGGAAGGCGTCAAGACCTATCGGCTTTCCGAGCCGGAACTTGTTCTCACGGATGTCCGGATGCCTGGAATGAGCGGCCTGGACCTCATCAGGGAGATACATAGTATTGACCCGTATGTCCCCATAATTGCAATAACCGCCTACGCTTCTGCTGATGACGCGCTTAGAGCCGTTCGAGAAGGCGCGTACGATTACTTGTCGAAACCTTTCCAGGTGGAAGACCTGCGCATCATAATCCGTAATGCGCTCGAGGCCCGGCGCCTGCGCAGGGAGAACCTCGATCTGAGACGGTCCGTCGAGGAGAGCTATAGGTTCGGAGACATCATTGGCAAGTCGCCTGAGATGCTGGACATCTTCAACTTGATTTCCCGGGTGGCTCCCTCGAAAGCGAGCGTTCTTATTTTAGGCGAATCCGGAACAGGCAAAGAACTCATCGCGAAAGCGATGCATCAGTGGTCTTCCAGGGCCGACAAACCTTTTGTTACGGTTAATTGCACCGCTATTCCCGAAACCCTTCTGGAATCGGAAATGTTCGGCCATGTGAGAGGATCTTTCACAGGCGCTGTGGCCAACAAACCGGGGTTGGTCGAGACCGCTCACACGGGCACACTGTTTCTCGACGAAATCGGAGAACTCCCTCCTTCTATTCAGGCCAAGTTACTGCGTTTTTTGCAGGAAAGAGAATTCCGCAGAGTGGGGTCGAACGAGGACAAAAAAGTGGATGTTCGCGTCATCGCCGCAACCAATAAAAAACTGGAAAGAGAGATCGAGAATGGCAATTTCAGGGAAGACCTCTACTATCGGCTCAACGTGATCCGAATCCGCCTGCCTCCATTGAGAGAGAGAGAAGAGGACATCCCGATCCTGATAAGCCACTTTCTAAGCAAATTCGCAGGCGAACAGGGCAAAGAGATACACAAGGTGTCATCACTGGCCATGCGCGTATTGAGTAAATACGGATATCCGGGCAATGTGCGCGAGTTGGAAAACATCATCGAAAGGTGTGTGACTCTGGAACAATCCGACCAACTGACGGCGGAAAACCTGCCCCCACGATTGGCTGAATCCACCGAAGCAACCGCCGCGCCGGCGGACACGGACATTCCCCCTGATGGCATCGATCTGAACAGAACCATCGAAAATATGGAGAAGAAGCTCATCGTAAGGGCATTGGAGATAACCGGAGGAAACCGGTCCAGGGCCGCCAGGCTGCTGGGCATTTCTTTTCGGTCGCTCCGATACAGGCTGGTTAAGCTGGGAATGGACCACGAGGAAACAGTAGATACATGA
- a CDS encoding PAS domain S-box protein, with translation MNILWRTVSLVVPEGTRDGPEFRKRVEWMMLLRLVVTTLLLGATIFFQFRESRAFFVDPTVPLYILVAATFLLSLIYVFSLPLAIDLWAFSFFQIIVDVFYVTIVIYFTGGASSVFTLLYLFPIIASAILHYRRGALIIASMASVLFGLLLNLEFYHVIPAADWPWMSPWSRNTPGYILWVLVVHVTFFYFIAVVASSVAEQLQSTRISLRRKESDYTRLSDLHTGIVRSIPSGIVTTDENDRITFVNTAGSALLGSPLPDLVSLPLRNIFPVIDDQVRTSAMRRETYRTVKDIHGEKKHLELVVSDLKDRDGVPTGRLVVFQDVTDIRKMEERVSLSERQAAFVRIAARMAHEIRNPLASLRGATELLAQTSGSVPTERRLLDIVIRESDRLNSLLGEFLLTVSDQPPRKIRVLLTDLVEETVDLFAREPRVSGKVSLETRIHKGVEVEGEPARLRQALWNLLTNALDATPDGGVIRVVLESEPSSKEALVKVQDSGVGIPLEIRDRIFEPFTTTKEKGTGLGLSLVLSVAKAHGGTVDAESSPGALTVFTLRLPLATNTAIDDTREQRHG, from the coding sequence TTGAACATCTTGTGGCGCACCGTGAGTCTCGTTGTGCCGGAAGGCACTCGAGACGGCCCCGAATTCAGGAAACGAGTCGAGTGGATGATGCTGCTCCGGCTGGTGGTAACCACCCTTCTGCTCGGAGCGACCATTTTCTTCCAGTTTCGTGAATCTCGGGCGTTCTTCGTCGATCCAACCGTTCCTCTTTACATACTCGTCGCTGCGACCTTTCTTCTGAGCCTCATATACGTTTTCTCTCTCCCGTTGGCCATCGATCTGTGGGCGTTTTCGTTCTTCCAGATAATTGTGGACGTCTTCTACGTCACCATAGTCATTTATTTTACAGGTGGAGCGTCCAGCGTCTTCACTTTGCTCTATCTGTTTCCAATTATTGCTTCCGCGATTTTGCACTACAGACGGGGAGCTTTGATTATTGCGTCCATGGCCTCGGTCCTGTTCGGATTGCTTCTCAACCTGGAATTTTATCATGTCATCCCGGCTGCCGATTGGCCGTGGATGAGCCCCTGGAGCAGAAATACGCCGGGCTATATCCTGTGGGTGTTGGTAGTTCACGTCACCTTTTTCTATTTCATCGCAGTGGTAGCCAGCTCGGTGGCAGAGCAACTTCAGAGCACCAGGATCTCGCTCCGCCGGAAGGAAAGCGATTATACCAGGCTTTCCGATCTTCACACCGGGATAGTCCGGTCTATTCCCAGCGGAATAGTAACCACCGACGAGAATGATCGAATAACGTTCGTGAATACAGCCGGCAGCGCGTTGCTGGGCAGTCCTTTGCCTGACCTGGTCAGCCTGCCCCTGAGGAATATCTTTCCGGTAATCGACGACCAGGTAAGAACGAGCGCTATGCGCCGCGAGACTTATCGAACCGTCAAGGACATTCACGGGGAAAAGAAGCACCTGGAACTGGTAGTGTCGGACCTTAAGGACCGCGATGGTGTTCCGACGGGACGGCTTGTAGTCTTCCAGGACGTGACCGATATCAGAAAAATGGAAGAACGGGTGAGTTTGAGCGAACGACAGGCCGCGTTCGTGCGGATTGCCGCTCGTATGGCCCATGAGATACGAAATCCGCTTGCATCGCTTAGAGGCGCGACTGAACTGCTCGCCCAAACTTCCGGGAGCGTACCCACGGAGAGAAGGCTCCTGGACATTGTCATCCGGGAATCGGATCGGCTGAATTCCCTGCTCGGGGAATTTTTGCTGACTGTGAGCGATCAACCGCCCCGCAAGATCCGGGTGCTGTTGACGGATCTTGTGGAGGAGACTGTAGATCTGTTTGCCAGAGAGCCTCGTGTTTCAGGAAAGGTGTCCTTGGAAACGCGAATCCACAAAGGCGTTGAAGTGGAAGGGGAACCGGCTCGTCTAAGGCAGGCTTTGTGGAATCTCTTGACCAACGCCCTGGATGCGACTCCGGACGGCGGGGTTATCAGAGTAGTGCTGGAGTCCGAGCCCAGTTCTAAGGAAGCGTTGGTCAAGGTCCAGGATTCCGGCGTGGGAATTCCGTTGGAGATAAGGGACAGGATTTTCGAGCCGTTCACCACTACCAAAGAGAAGGGGACAGGGCTCGGTCTGTCCCTCGTCCTAAGTGTTGCCAAGGCACACGGGGGAACGGTCGATGCCGAGAGTTCTCCCGGCGCGCTCACGGTCTTCACGTTGCGGCTTCCGCTGGCGACCAACACAGCTATAGATGACACGAGAGAGCAGAGACATGGCTGA
- a CDS encoding AMP-binding protein — MNLSEIVDRFAQDTPDHPALVFEDRTVSYAELLGSINKLANALVKAGVKEGDRVVTLMGNRPELVAGYFAAIRIGALAVTLNPLSTVYELSHYLADCKPAAIVCKEDQISKIESIRDRSEYLKIIVSTDSAEGAVSFDEIEKNFDDRFRAVDVKPDHPAVIIFTAGLLGKALGATLSHNNLDTNSILLRDVCGRGQETHALALIPLFHAFGCSVNLLGTLKAGATAYLVEKVDFPKLIPWLKKARITYTGLVPMVYYGLLYHPACKDLDLSSLEIAISGGAPLSMEIYEKFCARYDIDIFHGYGLTEASPVVSWNNINIPNKPPTVGKPIPDCVVEIHSEEGKPLAPGVEGEVAVKGSNVMLGYFGRPTETERVIRNGWLYTGDLGFLDEEGYLTLTGLKKDLIITSGFNVYCQEVEEILIRHPHVADVALVGVPDLMRGQVIEALVVPESGAKIEEREIIRSCKAYLSKYKCPRKVTVVKEIVRDEHGKPSSWR, encoded by the coding sequence ATGAATTTAAGCGAGATCGTGGACCGCTTTGCCCAGGATACGCCTGACCATCCTGCCCTGGTTTTTGAAGACCGGACCGTTTCATACGCGGAACTCCTCGGTTCCATAAACAAGTTGGCCAACGCCCTTGTGAAGGCCGGAGTCAAAGAGGGTGACCGGGTGGTCACGTTGATGGGTAACCGTCCCGAGCTTGTTGCAGGGTACTTTGCAGCAATAAGAATCGGAGCGCTTGCCGTAACGCTCAACCCGCTGTCCACGGTCTATGAGTTGAGTCACTACCTGGCCGATTGCAAACCTGCTGCCATAGTCTGCAAAGAAGATCAGATCAGCAAGATCGAAAGCATAAGAGATCGCTCCGAATACCTCAAGATCATAGTTAGCACTGATTCCGCCGAGGGCGCGGTTTCGTTCGACGAGATAGAAAAAAACTTTGATGACCGATTCCGAGCCGTCGACGTCAAGCCCGATCATCCCGCGGTAATCATTTTTACGGCCGGGTTGCTGGGAAAAGCGCTGGGAGCCACGCTCAGCCACAACAACCTCGATACCAATTCAATTCTTTTGAGAGACGTTTGCGGACGAGGCCAAGAGACTCATGCGCTGGCCTTGATACCGTTGTTTCATGCGTTTGGGTGCTCGGTCAATTTGCTGGGTACCCTCAAGGCCGGCGCGACGGCGTACCTTGTGGAGAAAGTGGATTTCCCCAAATTGATTCCCTGGTTGAAGAAAGCCCGCATAACATACACGGGCCTGGTTCCTATGGTCTATTATGGCCTTCTCTATCATCCTGCCTGCAAGGACTTGGACCTCTCCAGTCTTGAAATCGCCATAAGCGGTGGCGCACCTCTTTCCATGGAGATTTATGAAAAATTCTGCGCTCGGTACGACATTGACATCTTTCACGGATATGGTCTGACGGAAGCATCCCCGGTAGTTTCGTGGAACAACATCAACATTCCTAATAAGCCCCCAACGGTCGGGAAGCCCATTCCCGACTGCGTCGTCGAGATTCACAGCGAGGAAGGAAAACCCTTGGCTCCGGGAGTTGAAGGCGAGGTAGCGGTCAAAGGCTCCAATGTGATGTTGGGGTACTTTGGGAGACCCACCGAGACTGAGAGAGTGATCCGCAACGGATGGCTGTATACAGGCGATCTGGGGTTCCTGGACGAAGAAGGGTACCTTACGCTCACGGGACTAAAAAAGGACCTTATCATAACATCGGGGTTTAACGTCTATTGCCAGGAAGTCGAGGAAATCCTGATTCGACATCCGCATGTGGCGGACGTTGCATTGGTGGGTGTGCCCGATTTGATGAGAGGTCAGGTCATTGAGGCGCTGGTTGTTCCGGAAAGTGGAGCAAAGATAGAAGAGCGAGAGATCATCAGGTCCTGCAAGGCGTATCTATCCAAATACAAGTGTCCTCGCAAGGTCACCGTGGTAAAAGAAATCGTGCGAGACGAGCACGGCAAACCTTCCAGCTGGCGATAG
- a CDS encoding tetratricopeptide repeat protein — protein sequence MKRVSKILVALLFLALMFPLAASPAPVNENYSAGVLALKSGDSQKAVTLLSKAIEARPGEFRFYNDRGVAYRMMGDLEKAVADYSKAIELKPDYTNALNNRGVVNLQRGLYDKAVQDFSEALKYGGLESKIYTNLGAAYAAKGDHRTAIKNFDAAISLRPMDYRAFIFMAETLEKIGDKERAVKMYQLGVGLVPDAALSSRLEKKIASLEKTLLVGRQRAETSANVQAGRADQAVPEKSRSDQTAKPDAGQTRKIILAKPIPPTAPEVPKPSAPDSVEPGIETPENLEQRARTRIMGKVAPASAEILRQGMEFLEKNDSTKALIRFEDTLQLEKRKKNELGVAWSSFEIGRVYSRLGDHLKAASYLDVALKIFRKAKAQDEVILALLELAGSKAKAGHKDQAAALYSAAANLAVSVGHHGLSKPIANLAAGKPYEQPKPAVALTKQTKADQRTASVGDQTGRATAPVTGQPRPAVNNGQHLRTGQPGSVVAGGPLPETVRKPAPPPTSQERITVSQQVSRMVERKAEPERPAAASKPKPTQAKPAQVETNVAAPGGVESAQAHAASPGLQASARRSPIQETSAENRIREDLATLKKLRASNDEAHMVNVLERLANHYIRRKEYKKASYCLNASLALQHKLGLDKGRQKAFYQSGLLKEKLGDQAGAIEDLTRASVLSDGKTGPKAIKDLDARVSDLAARLKIDAPAILAGFKMLWKARAVGDDQTETEALYAIGKLYDKADKPAEALNYYERSSASMLVDKARMHQKMGSRQLAQDAYDRALEIFRKLDYSRYIGLVKKIRTPRFFSKQ from the coding sequence ATGAAGAGAGTGTCAAAGATTCTGGTCGCGTTGCTCTTCTTGGCCCTAATGTTCCCTCTCGCTGCAAGCCCTGCTCCAGTCAACGAGAACTACAGCGCCGGCGTGCTGGCGCTAAAATCGGGCGATAGCCAAAAAGCGGTGACTCTGCTTTCCAAGGCGATCGAGGCGCGTCCCGGAGAATTCCGCTTCTACAACGATCGCGGCGTGGCTTACCGGATGATGGGGGACCTGGAAAAGGCTGTAGCGGACTATTCCAAAGCCATTGAGTTGAAGCCGGATTATACGAACGCCTTGAACAATCGCGGGGTGGTTAACTTGCAGCGAGGTCTGTACGACAAAGCCGTACAGGATTTCTCAGAGGCCTTGAAATACGGGGGCTTGGAATCAAAGATTTACACGAATCTGGGAGCGGCCTACGCTGCGAAGGGGGATCATCGGACAGCGATCAAGAATTTCGACGCGGCAATTTCCCTTCGCCCGATGGACTACCGCGCGTTCATTTTTATGGCGGAAACCCTTGAAAAAATCGGGGACAAAGAAAGAGCCGTGAAGATGTACCAGTTGGGCGTCGGATTAGTCCCTGACGCGGCCTTATCAAGTCGTCTGGAAAAAAAGATCGCCTCCCTTGAGAAGACCTTGTTGGTCGGGCGTCAGAGAGCTGAGACGTCGGCGAACGTTCAAGCCGGTCGCGCCGATCAGGCCGTCCCGGAGAAAAGTCGCTCGGATCAGACCGCCAAACCTGATGCCGGTCAGACCAGGAAGATCATTCTTGCTAAACCAATACCCCCAACTGCTCCCGAAGTCCCCAAACCTTCCGCTCCGGACTCCGTTGAGCCGGGAATCGAAACACCGGAGAACCTGGAACAACGAGCCAGAACGAGAATTATGGGAAAAGTGGCCCCTGCTTCTGCCGAGATTCTCCGTCAGGGCATGGAATTCCTTGAAAAAAATGACTCCACCAAGGCCCTGATACGGTTCGAAGACACGCTCCAACTGGAAAAACGGAAAAAGAACGAACTTGGAGTGGCCTGGAGCAGCTTCGAGATCGGCAGGGTCTACTCTAGGTTGGGAGATCATCTTAAGGCCGCGTCGTACCTGGACGTAGCTCTGAAAATCTTCCGCAAAGCGAAAGCCCAGGATGAGGTCATACTGGCCCTTCTTGAATTGGCAGGCTCCAAGGCGAAAGCCGGGCACAAGGATCAGGCCGCCGCGCTTTACTCCGCCGCAGCGAACCTGGCCGTCTCCGTGGGGCACCACGGGCTCTCGAAACCGATAGCCAACCTGGCCGCTGGAAAACCTTATGAACAGCCGAAACCTGCCGTGGCTTTGACGAAACAGACCAAAGCAGACCAGCGTACTGCCTCCGTGGGCGATCAGACGGGAAGGGCAACTGCTCCAGTAACAGGTCAACCCAGGCCGGCCGTCAACAACGGACAGCACTTGCGGACCGGGCAGCCTGGTAGCGTTGTTGCGGGTGGGCCACTACCGGAGACGGTGCGAAAACCTGCTCCGCCGCCGACATCGCAGGAACGAATTACGGTTTCGCAGCAAGTTTCCAGAATGGTAGAAAGAAAGGCTGAACCGGAAAGGCCGGCTGCCGCGTCCAAACCCAAACCGACTCAAGCAAAGCCTGCACAGGTCGAGACAAACGTGGCGGCGCCGGGTGGAGTGGAAAGCGCTCAAGCACATGCAGCGTCCCCAGGACTGCAAGCGAGTGCACGCAGGTCGCCAATCCAAGAAACATCCGCAGAGAACCGGATCAGAGAAGATCTGGCCACGTTAAAGAAATTGAGGGCCTCCAATGATGAGGCCCACATGGTAAACGTCCTGGAAAGACTGGCGAATCACTATATTCGACGGAAGGAATACAAGAAGGCTTCGTATTGCTTGAATGCATCGCTGGCGCTGCAACACAAACTTGGCCTTGACAAAGGCCGCCAAAAGGCATTCTACCAGAGCGGTCTTTTAAAAGAAAAGCTGGGTGATCAAGCGGGGGCTATCGAGGACTTGACCCGCGCAAGCGTGCTTTCGGACGGTAAAACGGGTCCCAAGGCAATCAAAGACCTGGATGCCAGAGTATCGGACCTGGCGGCAAGGCTCAAGATAGACGCTCCGGCGATCTTGGCCGGATTCAAAATGCTCTGGAAGGCGCGAGCGGTCGGGGATGACCAGACTGAAACCGAAGCCCTGTACGCCATCGGCAAGCTGTATGACAAGGCTGACAAGCCGGCGGAAGCACTCAACTATTATGAGCGATCTTCTGCATCCATGCTTGTGGACAAAGCCAGAATGCATCAGAAGATGGGTAGCCGGCAACTGGCTCAGGACGCGTACGATCGAGCGCTGGAAATCTTCAGAAAGCTGGATTACTCGCGATATATCGGCCTGGTCAAAAAAATCCGAACCCCGCGATTTTTCTCAAAACAGTGA